One Toxoplasma gondii ME49 unplaced genomic scaffold asmbl.1936, whole genome shotgun sequence DNA segment encodes these proteins:
- a CDS encoding hypothetical protein (encoded by transcript TGME49_329600): MAIDRSGRPLSDLLASHGCRCAWPCSQDGLYHSFLFFVCRLFSCRQYVLVIPFSVTMRKRIARCVQRCSSSGLTVWCVATEHFCYMCCGAVTRSCPENSRQSC, encoded by the exons ATGGCCATCGACAGATCGGGTAGACCTTTATCAGATCTTCTGGCGTCCCACGGTTGCAGATGCGCCTGGCCTTGTTCACAGGATGGCCTGTACcactccttcctctttttcgtgtGCAGGCTCTTCAG CTGCAGGCAGTATGTCCTTGTCATACCGTTCTCAGTGACAATGCGTAAAAGAATAGCTCGTTGTGTGCAGCGGTGTTCTAGCTCGGGTCTGACCGTGTGGTGCGTCGCGACAGAACATTTCTGCTACATGTGCTGTGGCGCAGTCACTCGTTCATGCCCAGAAAACAGCCGTCAATCGTGTTGA
- a CDS encoding hypothetical protein (encoded by transcript TGME49_329620) produces MTTSAPAVRKTGIRCRVVCDNQFSLLAVRVQRVNTIDGCVLDVAGRCGIPWIFAFPTIRLNTLPELSGTSAYIQQLKASEVPSETIADKTLLQQFVLCYACRPCVEYLDSPTSVLGYRHTCLSCLRRLRLVLRNTLARFLPPGIQSHKLCERFQANWPEIMPPPTNL; encoded by the coding sequence ATGACTACGTCAGCGCCGGCTGTGCGCAAGACTGGCATTCGATGTCGAGTGGTCTGCGACAaccagttctctctcttggcgGTACGTGTACAGAGGGTCAACACGATTGACGGCTGCGTTCTCGACGTGGCCGGTCGATGCGGGATACCGTGGATATTCGCATTTCCAACGATTCGCCTGAACACCCTCCCTGAGCTGAGTGGTACAAGTGCCTACATTCAGCAGCTGAAAGCATCCGAGGTGCCTTCTGAGACTATTGCGGATAAAACATTGCTGCAGCAATTCGTTCTCTGTTACGCCTGCCGCCCATGCGTCGAATATCTCGATAGTCCGACATCAGTGTTGGGCTACCGCCACACGTGTCTCAGCTGCCTCCGACGACTACGGCTCGTGCTTCGCAACACACTCGCGCGGTTTCTTCCCCCCGGGATCCAGTCTCATAAACTTTGCGAACGCTTCCAGGCGAACTGGCCTGAGATTATGCCGCCACCAACAAATTTGTAA